Proteins encoded within one genomic window of Bos indicus x Bos taurus breed Angus x Brahman F1 hybrid chromosome 18, Bos_hybrid_MaternalHap_v2.0, whole genome shotgun sequence:
- the LOC113876438 gene encoding ETS domain-containing transcription factor ERF has product MDCSCVSDLLFAPPALPALWTPGFAFPDWAYKPESSPGSRQIQLWHFILELLQKEEYQGVIAWQGDYGEFVIKDPDEVARLWGIRKCKPHMNYDKLSRALRYYYNKRILHKTKGKRFTYKFNFSKVVLVNYPLLDVAAATTGSPLLLTPGPFGGAPGPDAPPLTPETLQTLFSAPRLGEPGARAPLFTPETDKLRLDSPFPFLGSGATGYSKPPGLLGHFSRAFPEHPWNFSPYLTGPFPKLPPPLYPPHFYPNPLASSLGHLPSAGAGGGPTATPLLAATGEGLGPERPAGLAVAQRLALPGAGGPEAALGGKEDSDSELEITDVSGCSSDSDGDEGLPVPPKAKAGKGGVGS; this is encoded by the exons atggactgtagctgcgtCTCCGACCTTCTCTTCGCCCCACCCGCCCTGCCGGCTCTCTGGACCCCTG GCTTTGCCTTCCCGGATTGGGCCTACAAGCCGGAGTCGTCCCCCGGCTCCAGGCAGATCCAGCTGTGGCACTTTATCCTGGAGCTGCTGCAGAAAGAGGAGTACCAGGGTGTCATCGCCTGGCAAGGGGACTATGGGGAGTTCGTCATCAAGGACCCCGACGAGGTGGCTCGGCTCTGGGGCATCCGGAAGTGCAAGCCTCACATGAATTATGACAAGCTGAGCCGGGCTCTGCg CTACTACTACAACAAGCGGATTCTCCACAAGACCAAAGGGAAGAGGTTCACCTACAAGTTCAATTTCAGCAAAGTTGTGCTCGTCAATTACCCGTTGTTGGACGTGGCGGCTGCCACCACGGGCTCCCCGCTTCTGCTGACCCCTGGTCCCTTTGGGGGAGCCCCTGGCCCAGAtgctcctcccctcacccctgag ACCCTGCAGACCCTGTTTTCTGCTCCACGCCTGGGAGAGCCGGGGGCCCGGGCACCCCTTTTCACCCCCGAGACAGACAAACTGCGTCTAGACAGCCCTTTCCCATTCCTGGGCTCTG GTGCCACTGGCTATTCCAAGCCCCCTGGCCTGCTGGGGCACTTCAGCCGCGCCTTCCCTGAGCACCCCTGGAACTTCAGCCCATACCTCACTGGCCCCTTCCCCAAGCTGCCCCCGCCTCTCTACCCACCACACTTCTACCCCAACCCCCTGGCCAGTTCTCTGGGCCACCTGCCCTCggcaggggcagggggcggcCCCACCGCCACGCCCCTGCTGGCCGCCACTGGGGAGGGCCTAGGCCCGGAGCGCCCCGCGGGCCTGGCTGTGGCCCAGCGCCTGGCGCTACCGGGGGCCGGGGGTCCAGAGGCTGCGCTGGGCGGGAAGGAGGACAGCGACTCAGAGCTGGAGATCACCGACGTCAGTGGCTGCAGCTCTGACAGTGACGGCGACGAGGGCCTCCCCGTGCCCCCCAAGGCCAAGGCGGGCAAAGGCGGGGTCGGCAGCTGA